CATCAGATCGGTGTGGATGCTCCTTTGTCGCAGGAAAATAATATCGATCGGGTCTACATGGATGCTGCCTATGATCGTTTGGGGGGCACACCCGAGGGGAATTTGAAATTTCAAACCTTCAAGACCTTGTATCACCAGATGATGCTGCCTGTGGCACTAAAGAACCTACTGCCGACTGGGTTATTGGGCCTCTTTTGCTTGTTGATGATTATGTTACTGATTTCGACGGATGATTCACGGGTCTTTAATGCCTCATCCACAATTGTGCAGGATATCATTATTCCTTTTCTGAAGGAGCCACTGACGCCAGAGGCGCATGTGCGCTTGCTGCGATTGTCGTCGTTATGCGTGTGTATATTCTTTTTCGTGGTCTCCATCTTCTTTATCCAAATTGATTATATCATCATGTTCACCACGATCATGACGGCCATCTGGCTCGGAGGTGCCGGGCCGATTATGATTTTTGGTTTGTATAGTCGTTTCGGAAACACGGTGGGGGCCTTTAGCTCGCTGGTCTTTGGTTCCGGCCTTTCGATTGCGGGACTTTTCTTGCAACGTAATTGGGCGGATCGTGTGTATCCTTGGTTGGAAAATCATGGCTGGGCAGACTCGGTTGGGTATTATCTACATGCGCTATCTAGTCCATTCAATCCGTATGTAGTGTGGGAAATGGATGCAGTGAAATTTCCGATTAATTCGTATGAACTGTATTTTCTATCGATGGTCGCAGGGGTGTTGGCTTATGTCGTCGGCTCCGCAGCTACGCAGCGTAAACCATACAATTTGGACCGTTTGCTCCACCGTGGTGAATATGATGTCGCACATGAATATAAAGAGCCCTTTAGCTGGTCCTTGGGGAATGTATGTAAGAAGTTGATTGGTATTACGCCGGAATACACCTTGGGAGATCGGGTGATTGCATGGTCTGTTTTTGGCTATGCGATTGTATATCAATTCGGGTTTTGCTTTTTGGGCGTGCTTATTTGGAATTGGATCTCTCCTTGGCCATTGGAGTGGTGGAGTCGCTATTTTTTCATAACGAGTCTATGCGTGACTGGGGTAATTGGAATTATTTCGACGGTCTGGTTTTTGGTCGGTGGCGTCGTGCATTTGAAACAACTGTTTGTTGACTTGGCGGCACGTGTCGATGACCCGCTGGATAATGGCATGGTCGAGGATCATGTCTCACTGTCAGATAAGGCAGCTTTCCAAGCGAAAGGAATTGAGATTAAGGATGAGGACTAAGCTAACATGAAGATTTTGAATCAAGCGGACTGGGTATTTACAGTCAATCAGTTGAACCAGGAGGATGTCGCGCTGGTCGGAAACCAATGCATGTTGGGCAATGGATACATGGGCTATCGCGGCACTTTGGAAGAGTATCGCAGTGAGCAGTTAGTCGCTTGCATGCTGAATGGCGTCTATGATCAGCTGCCTGGAAAGTGGCGCGAGCCTGTGAATGCACCTAATGCTCTGTTCGCTCGTGTCTTGCATGCGGGCGAAGTGGCGCAGCACCGTCAGGACTTGAATCTGCGGCGTGGACGATTGGCTCGTTGGTCGACACGTTCCATGCCTAATGGTGTGGTGCAAATTAAGAGCGAACGCTTTGTTTCACAGAGCAATGTGCATCTGATTTGTATGCGTTATGCGGTATGCCCGAGTCAGTCGGGACAGTTGTTGATTGAGACGGGGATCGATGCGGACGTTTGGGATATAAATGGACCGCACCTTGATGCGCTTCAGATTTATGAAAGCGATGGAGTGCTCTGCACGACGTCCAGGACGCAGGAACTCGGAATCACCGTTGCTGTGTGTGAGACGATTGACTGTGATTATGAGCAAAGCGTTGAGGGTTCAATGCGATACATCACGATCGATGCTGAAGCAAATAAATGGTATTCATTTGATAAATACGTGAGCATTTATACCTCATGTGATTCAGAGACGCCCGCCGAAGATGCATATCGTCATTGCCTGCAGGCTAGGCAAGATGGTTACGAATTGCTTGGTCGTGAGCATGATCAGCACTGGGAAGTCATTTGGAACGATTGCGATGTGGAGATTGACGGCGACGATGCGGCGCAATTTGCGCTGCGCTATAGTCTCTACCATTTACAGTTGGCTGCTCCACGGCATAGTTCAAAAGTCTCGATTCCAGCTCGCGCTTTATCCGGACAAGTTTACAAAGGTGCTGTCTTCTGGGATACGGAAATGTTTATGACACCGGTGTTCACGCTGACGAATCCCGCGGTGGCTCGTAACTTGATTTTATACCGCTATCATAGTTTGCCGGGCGCTTTGGCTAAAGCCAAAGAGTATGGCTACCGAGGAGCCTTTTACGCATGGGAAGGCCAGGAAGAAGGAAAGGAAGCATGTACGCATTTTAACGTCACGGATGTTTTCACTCAGCGGCCGATGCGCACTTACTTTCGTGACAAACAGATACACGTCAGCGCAGATATCGTGTATGCGATCTGGCAGTATGTGCAGATTACCGGCGATTTCACTGTGCTGGCCGATGGGGCGGCTGAGGTCATGGTGGAGTGCACACGCTTTTTCTATTCTTACGCCTACTACAAAGAAGATAAAGATCGCTACGAACTGGTCGATGTGACGGGCCCGGATGAATATCATGAGCGTGTGGCTAACAATGCCTATACCAATCGTATGGTGAAATTTTGTGTTGAAGCAAGCATGCAGGGGCTAGCGAAATTGAAAATCTTGGATATCTGCGCATATGAGCGTTTGCAAGAGCGCCTTCAGTTTGAGTGTGAACTAGAAGCATGGGCGCGTTTTGCCGCAAAATTATATGTGCCCACACCGGATGCGACGAGTGAAGTGATTCCTCAGTTTGATGCTTACGAGAGTTTGGAAGATGTATCGCTCGACGCTTTGAAGCAGCGGGTGCTCGACCCGAATGAATATTGGGGTGGGGGTAATGGGCTCGCGACGACGACCAAAATCCTGAAGCAGGCGGACGTTTTGTTGATGTTACACTTATTCAAACAGGAGTATACACGTGAAGTACTTCGAAAAAATTGGGAATACTACGAGCCTCGTACGGAACACGGCTCTAGTTTGAGTGCCTGTGCTTATGCCATGGTGGCCGCTGAAATCGGTAAGGCCGACTGGGCTTATGACTATTTTATGAAGACGGCGACGGTGGACCTGACGGGCAAGTCGAAATTATATGTGGGCACGCTCTACATCGGTGGCACTCACCCTGCCGCCAATGGCGGTGCATGGCTCTCAGCTGTTTATGGTTTCGCTGGGCTTCGTGTGGAGGGGGACCGTATCACCTGTAAATCGCAATTGCCGAGCAAGTGGAAGTCTCTGCGTTTCCATGTCCAGTGGCAGGGCGCGCGTTACGAGCTGAAAGTTACCCACGACGATGTGGAGATTAAGGAATGCAAGGAACCAATAATTTTATGATAAAGGCGGTTATTTTTGATCTCGATGGAGTCATCGTATCTACGGATGAGTATCACTACTTGGCTTGGAAGCAATTGGCTGATGAGAAAGGCTATTCTTTTACCCGCCAAGATAATGAGCGCTTACGTGGTGTCAGCCGAATGGAGTCACTGGAGCTTATTTTGCGTGATGCGAGTCAGCGCTACAGTCAGGCTGAAAAGTTAGCCATGGCTGAGACTAAGAATGTGATCTATCGGCAATTGCTGTCGAAGCTACAGGCGGATGCTGTCCTGCCCGGCGTGTTGGATTGTCTGGTCGATTTGAAGGCGCGAGGCGTCAAAGTAGCGATTGGGTCATCCAGTAAGAATGCTGCCTATATTTTGCAGGCAATTGGTTTAGATCGGACCTTTGATACGGTCGTGGATGGCACTTGTATCACACGTTCGAAGCCAGACCCTGAAGTCTTTTCTCAGGCCGCTCAGCAGTTGGGCATGGCGCCTGAGTCATGCTTGGTGGTGGAAGATGCGGCAGCTGGAATTGAGGCCGCACTCGCCGCTGGCATGGCGGTGTTGGCGGTTGGCACTGCTGCCGATGATCCACGTGCTCATTTAGCGGTGAGTAATCTTTCGCAGATAACGACGGAGTCGATGTTACAGTTGCAGCTTCCTTCTGTAGCGGCAGATGCTGCGCTTATTCGTAGTAAAATAGTGGATACATATGTTGAAAATATGTTAGCGGAGCTTAGTCTGGAAGAGAAGATTTCACTTTGTCATGCTGGCAGTAAATTTGCGACCAACCCTGTCGCGCGCCTAAATATTCCAGCCTTTGTAATGTCGGACGGACCGCATGGGGTTCGGCATGAAATTAGTTCAACACGTTGGGAGCCTGCGGGCTGGGACAATGATCACTCAACCTACCTGCCCTGTGGGACTGCGCAGGCTTCTACCTGGAATCGCGAACTGATGGCCCGTTGCGGTGCGGTCTTGGGGGCCGAGGCGAGGCACCGGGAGAAGGATGTCATTCTCGGGCCCGGGATTAATTTGATTCGAACTCCGTTGTGTGGACGCAATTTTGAATATTACAGTGAAGATCCCTTTTTGACCGCTGAACTGGTGGTTCCTGCAGTTCGGGCGATACAAGCTCAGGATGTGGCTGCTTGTGTGAAGCACTTCGCGGCGAATAATCAGGAATGGAATCGCTTTGAGACAGACGTCGAAATGGATGAACAGGTCCTGCGGGAATTGTACCTGCCAGGCTTTGAGGCAGCAGTTAAAGAGGCCGGTGTGGCCACGGTGATGGGGGCTTATAACCAGTTTCGTGGACAGTGTTGCTGTCACAACGACTTTCTGGTGAATGGTATTCTTAAAGATGAGTGGGGCTTTCAGGGAGCTTTCATCAGTGACTGGGCGGGAGCCCAGAATACGGAGGAGTCCGTGCGTGGTGGTCTGGACGTTGAAATGGGAACGGATCGGCCCTTTGAAGACTATTACTTGGCCAAGGAGTTTTTGGCAGGCATCCGATCTGGGAAATATGCTGTATCGGAATTGGACGACAAAGTTCGTCGAGTATTGCGGGTCATGTATCTTGTGGGCGCAATGGATCCGAAGCGGAGTCCAGGCGCACGAAATACCAGAGCGCATCAACTGACTGCACTCGAGGCGGCGCGCGAAGCGATCGTATTGCTGAAGAACGAAGCGTCGCTGCTTCCACTGCGTGCTGCATCGATTCGCAAGCTCGCTGTGATCGGTGAGAACGCCGTCGTGAAGCATGCCTCGGGAGGCAATAGCTCTGCGGTGAAGACGCTCTATGAAATTTCGCCTCTTGAAGGTATTCAAAAGCTGTTGGGCGACTCCGTCGAGGTGATGTATGCTCCGGGCTATCCGAGTGAATCGAATGGTTTGGCTCCGATTCCTACGGAACTTTTATACACCGCTGATTCAGGCTCTGGAGTGAAAGGGTGGAAAGCCTTTTATCATAATGGGCGCAGCTTTGAGGGGGTGGCGACTTTTGAATACGCGGAGAATGCGGCTTACGAAAGTTTGCATGATCAATTGCCAGCAGCTGTGCACGCTCAGAATTTCAGTGTGATTTGGGAGACGGAATTGACTGCCCCAGAGCGGGGGATGTATGAATTCGGTTTCATTACTGATGGACTGGTTGAGCTCTTGTTGAATGGGGAAACGGTGTGCCAGACTGATTGTGATGCGCATCGTCATGTGGCAAATCACGAGTTGTTTCTGGAGGCTGGTGAAGTGCTCTCGATTCGTTTATGCTTTGCTATGAGTGATAATGCGACCTACGTGAAATTTGGCTGGCAACGTCCGGTCCTCGCAGGGGTGGATGCGAATGGAAGCTCTGCGCATGACGCAGCCCTGCGTATTGCCAAAGAAGCCGATACGGTGATCTTTGTCGGCGGGCTATCACACATGCAGGATATTGAAGGACGTGACCGCAAGGACATGAAACTGCCCGATGGCCAGGATGCTTTGATTGAGGCACTGTTGAATGTCGTGCCGGATCTGGTGCTTTGCTTCATTAGCGGTTCTGCGCTTGAAATGCCATGGGCTGCGCGTGCGAAGTCGATCCTGTGGACATCGTATGCCGGGATGGAAGGTGGGCACGCTTTTGCGGAAGTGCTCTTCGGTGTCAGCAATCCTAGTGGTAAATTACCCTTCACCTTTCCGAATAATTTGGAAGAGCTGGCAGTGCACCAAGACCCAGAGCGCTATCAAGCCGATTGCAGTCGCTACAGCGAGGGCATGCGGGTGGGCTATCGAGATTATACTAGCCAGGGAAAGCAGGCCCTCTTTGCTTTCGGGCATGGCCTCTCTTACAGCTCTTTCGATTTGAGTGATTTGCAGCAAGAGGCTTTAGAAGGTTCTGATGTAATTCTGCTCAGTGTGAGTGTCGCGAATACGGGGCAGTGTGAGGGCAAGGAAGTGATTCAACTCTACGTCGAAGGCCGTTGCAGACAGCATCCTCCCGGAATGCTAGAGCTAAGAGGCTTTGAGAAAGTAAGCCTTAAGGCCGGTGAAAGTCAGCGTGTCTATTTCCGACTAGCGCCCGCTCAACTCGCGTATTACTCGGTTTCAGAAAGCAAATGGGTCAATCATGATCAAGGCTACCGCGTCTGGATCGGCACCTCATCTCAGTCATTGCCGCTCTCGTGTGAGGTCCAGTCGAAACAAGCTCTTTTGCTATAGCGGCCGCGAATGAATTTCTATCTACCCAAACATCATACCCACACCCCTATGTTAAATAAAGCTCCATTGTCTATCGCTCACACACGCAGTTCCTTTACGCGATCAATATTTGTATTCGGATTTGTGTTACTTTATATGTGCGCTGCTTCGCTAGCGGCTCAATCGTTGTCGATACTGAGTGGAAATCAATTTTCGTCGACTGAAGATTTTCAGAAATATGGTGGCTACGAGTATTATGCTAGTCCCAGAGCTGGGGTGAGTTACGTCTACGGAGATCAGGTGTATACCGGAGGCGATGAGATGACAAACGATGCGTCGAAGACCAAGCTTTCGTCGGGAAAAGTGAGCAGTGTCGATGCTGATCAGATGCTGTATGTGGGGAATACTTCTGGAGTTACCGTATTTACTGTTACCTACGATCTAAGATCTGTGTGCGCAGTGGATCGGGTTGATGTCTGGGCCTTGTGTGGACTCGATACGCAAATTAAGAAGCTTACGTTTTCAATTAGTGAAGATGGATCGAACTATACAAATGTTGGAACGATATTACCAGAGTATCCATCTGGAGACAGCGTGATGCAGATACAGCAGGATTTGAGCACACCGCAACATGGACGCTATGTGAAGATTCTGGTCGAAGAGCAATCTTTGGATTATACCGGAGATTGGTCGTATCGGGTCTCACTCGGTGAGGTTGTGATTCTCGGGTCAACACTCTCTATTGAGCCCGATCCGGAAGACCCTCCCTTAGGGCCTCGGGGAGTCTTAAGTGGTAATGTATTTGCATCTAATGCGGATGCCCAGAGCTATGGAAGTCTCGAGTATTTCAGCAGCCCGCGAACCGGAGTGAGCTATAGTTATGAGGATGCGGTTTATACAGGTGGGGGTGAGCTTGTGCAGGACCCGTATCATGCGATATTAAACTCTGGCTGCGTCGAAAGTACTGATGCATCGGAGATGCTTTACTTGGGGGATACTTCTGGGGTGACTCAAATCGCTGTGGTCTATGATCTGGGAGTCGAGTGTGAGGTGGATACTGTCGATGCTTGGGTCTTTTGCGGTGCGGGCACGCAGATCAAGAAGGTCACCTCGTACATTAGTTCCAATGGTCAGTCCTATGCCTCAATGGATTCATCTATTGTGGCATATCCGAATGGTGATGGCATGGTTCAGGTTTCACAGAGCCCTGATGAGCCAATGACGGGGCGCTATGTCAAAGTGGTCATCGAGGAGCGGTCTCTGGACTATCTTGGAGATTGGTCTTACACCGCTTCGATAGGAGAGATTGTAGTTATCGGTCGCGCGCCAGATGTATATGGGCCAGTTTTTCTTTTGAGTGATAATGCGCTGCGCGCCACGGGTAGCTATAATACCTCGATGTTACAGATCGATACGGGAGCCAGTTATCAATGGATGACCCAGGAACCTTTTGCGACGGATAGTAGTCTGATTGCCAGCGACGAAGACGACGCGAATGACGCTGTGGGGGGACAACCTGATTTGACAGATGGCTCGGATATTCAGACTGATGCTTCAATGGTGTGTAGTAGTGCAACAGGCCTGCCGGGGACGTATGCTGCGGTTCGCTTTGACTTGAAAGACGTTTATGAGATTAGTGAAATTGATGTGTGGACGCTGGCTGATTCCAACAGTTATATGGATGGTTACGAAGTGCTGCTTAGTAACGATGGGAGTCATTACACTTCACTCGGATTTACTGTGAATGCAAACCCGCGCAATTCCGATGCAATTGTCAATACGTGGACAGGAGGGGTGATTGGGCAGAATGCACGCTACGTTAAAATCGTTCTGCATAATGCCAATGATTCACAACAATTGACGGTTGGGGAAATCGCGATTTGGGGCACGCGTCCCTATGATGTTACTTTGCCTGTGAATGCGGTTCCAGAGCAGGTGACTGTTCAGGCCAGCTTGAAAAATTATAGTAAGCTTTTCCTCGATTGGTCGGATTACAACCATGTGGTCAATGATGTGAATCAATATAAAGTTTATATCGAAACGCAGGACTTCAGGACCGTGTCTGGACTGAGCCCCGTTATTGCATTAAGCACTGGCTCTAAAGGACAGATTGGTAAAGTC
The nucleotide sequence above comes from Coraliomargarita algicola. Encoded proteins:
- a CDS encoding sodium:solute symporter family protein, giving the protein MTWIDWLIAVLPVCFVLYIAVYSRRYVRGVVDFLAAGRVAGRYVITAGDMTAALSVITLVALVESKYQVGYALTFWEYLMVPVGILMGLTGYCVYRFRETRSLSMGQFLEMRYNRPFRIVAASLRTISEMITNAIGPAVAANFFIYYLGLPHSVMIMGINLPTFAIIVTLSLSMCMVVLWPGGRISLLITDAFQGIMSYPIFVIIVGYILLNFGWFDTVGPVMMDRVPGESFINPFDIEELRDFNIFALMVTVLGSVLNRASWIGNDTTNCGRTPHEQKMGAIVGTLRSLYSVLMLLLVAVMVIAVMTHAKYADTSHAIRQELSAQVASEVVEDVQQQQALQSVMASIPVQRHQIGVDAPLSQENNIDRVYMDAAYDRLGGTPEGNLKFQTFKTLYHQMMLPVALKNLLPTGLLGLFCLLMIMLLISTDDSRVFNASSTIVQDIIIPFLKEPLTPEAHVRLLRLSSLCVCIFFFVVSIFFIQIDYIIMFTTIMTAIWLGGAGPIMIFGLYSRFGNTVGAFSSLVFGSGLSIAGLFLQRNWADRVYPWLENHGWADSVGYYLHALSSPFNPYVVWEMDAVKFPINSYELYFLSMVAGVLAYVVGSAATQRKPYNLDRLLHRGEYDVAHEYKEPFSWSLGNVCKKLIGITPEYTLGDRVIAWSVFGYAIVYQFGFCFLGVLIWNWISPWPLEWWSRYFFITSLCVTGVIGIISTVWFLVGGVVHLKQLFVDLAARVDDPLDNGMVEDHVSLSDKAAFQAKGIEIKDED
- a CDS encoding glycosyl hydrolase family 65 protein — protein: MKILNQADWVFTVNQLNQEDVALVGNQCMLGNGYMGYRGTLEEYRSEQLVACMLNGVYDQLPGKWREPVNAPNALFARVLHAGEVAQHRQDLNLRRGRLARWSTRSMPNGVVQIKSERFVSQSNVHLICMRYAVCPSQSGQLLIETGIDADVWDINGPHLDALQIYESDGVLCTTSRTQELGITVAVCETIDCDYEQSVEGSMRYITIDAEANKWYSFDKYVSIYTSCDSETPAEDAYRHCLQARQDGYELLGREHDQHWEVIWNDCDVEIDGDDAAQFALRYSLYHLQLAAPRHSSKVSIPARALSGQVYKGAVFWDTEMFMTPVFTLTNPAVARNLILYRYHSLPGALAKAKEYGYRGAFYAWEGQEEGKEACTHFNVTDVFTQRPMRTYFRDKQIHVSADIVYAIWQYVQITGDFTVLADGAAEVMVECTRFFYSYAYYKEDKDRYELVDVTGPDEYHERVANNAYTNRMVKFCVEASMQGLAKLKILDICAYERLQERLQFECELEAWARFAAKLYVPTPDATSEVIPQFDAYESLEDVSLDALKQRVLDPNEYWGGGNGLATTTKILKQADVLLMLHLFKQEYTREVLRKNWEYYEPRTEHGSSLSACAYAMVAAEIGKADWAYDYFMKTATVDLTGKSKLYVGTLYIGGTHPAANGGAWLSAVYGFAGLRVEGDRITCKSQLPSKWKSLRFHVQWQGARYELKVTHDDVEIKECKEPIIL
- the pgmB gene encoding beta-phosphoglucomutase codes for the protein MIKAVIFDLDGVIVSTDEYHYLAWKQLADEKGYSFTRQDNERLRGVSRMESLELILRDASQRYSQAEKLAMAETKNVIYRQLLSKLQADAVLPGVLDCLVDLKARGVKVAIGSSSKNAAYILQAIGLDRTFDTVVDGTCITRSKPDPEVFSQAAQQLGMAPESCLVVEDAAAGIEAALAAGMAVLAVGTAADDPRAHLAVSNLSQITTESMLQLQLPSVAADAALIRSKIVDTYVENMLAELSLEEKISLCHAGSKFATNPVARLNIPAFVMSDGPHGVRHEISSTRWEPAGWDNDHSTYLPCGTAQASTWNRELMARCGAVLGAEARHREKDVILGPGINLIRTPLCGRNFEYYSEDPFLTAELVVPAVRAIQAQDVAACVKHFAANNQEWNRFETDVEMDEQVLRELYLPGFEAAVKEAGVATVMGAYNQFRGQCCCHNDFLVNGILKDEWGFQGAFISDWAGAQNTEESVRGGLDVEMGTDRPFEDYYLAKEFLAGIRSGKYAVSELDDKVRRVLRVMYLVGAMDPKRSPGARNTRAHQLTALEAAREAIVLLKNEASLLPLRAASIRKLAVIGENAVVKHASGGNSSAVKTLYEISPLEGIQKLLGDSVEVMYAPGYPSESNGLAPIPTELLYTADSGSGVKGWKAFYHNGRSFEGVATFEYAENAAYESLHDQLPAAVHAQNFSVIWETELTAPERGMYEFGFITDGLVELLLNGETVCQTDCDAHRHVANHELFLEAGEVLSIRLCFAMSDNATYVKFGWQRPVLAGVDANGSSAHDAALRIAKEADTVIFVGGLSHMQDIEGRDRKDMKLPDGQDALIEALLNVVPDLVLCFISGSALEMPWAARAKSILWTSYAGMEGGHAFAEVLFGVSNPSGKLPFTFPNNLEELAVHQDPERYQADCSRYSEGMRVGYRDYTSQGKQALFAFGHGLSYSSFDLSDLQQEALEGSDVILLSVSVANTGQCEGKEVIQLYVEGRCRQHPPGMLELRGFEKVSLKAGESQRVYFRLAPAQLAYYSVSESKWVNHDQGYRVWIGTSSQSLPLSCEVQSKQALLL